In one Variovorax sp. V213 genomic region, the following are encoded:
- a CDS encoding LysR family transcriptional regulator encodes MAAPDFRTLRYFVAVAEERSVGKAARRLNMAQPPLSVHIKNLEAAVGTPLFRRAARGMEITDAGNALFQRAKEALLLANEGFDAARAIGSGSRGRLTVGTMVVLSYLVLPRLENALRAKLPDVEIQYLELNAANNVSAITDSQVSVAICIPPIAHAGIAVERIGTQPLMLAVRADSPLARMASIPLARLSGMPLIGLPVPDGDVDKSIIASMLRRHDVSMPIAQRVETMVSALALVLAGRGVAILPACARIGRPPGVVFRPLRNVDAKMDIAACWRSDWQSPLIEPFLACARASLRQAA; translated from the coding sequence ATGGCAGCACCAGACTTCAGAACGCTCCGCTACTTCGTGGCTGTCGCCGAGGAACGCAGCGTCGGCAAGGCGGCGCGCCGGCTCAACATGGCCCAGCCGCCGCTGTCGGTTCACATCAAGAATCTGGAGGCGGCGGTGGGCACGCCGCTGTTTCGCAGGGCGGCGCGCGGCATGGAAATCACCGACGCCGGCAATGCGCTCTTCCAGCGTGCGAAGGAAGCGCTGCTGCTTGCCAATGAAGGATTCGACGCCGCGCGCGCCATCGGCTCGGGCAGCCGGGGACGGCTCACGGTCGGCACCATGGTCGTGCTTTCCTACCTGGTGCTGCCGCGCCTGGAGAACGCGCTGCGCGCGAAGCTGCCGGACGTGGAGATCCAGTACCTGGAGCTCAATGCCGCCAACAACGTCTCGGCCATCACCGATTCGCAAGTGTCCGTGGCCATCTGCATTCCGCCCATCGCCCATGCAGGCATCGCGGTCGAGCGCATCGGCACCCAGCCCTTGATGCTGGCCGTGCGCGCGGATTCGCCCTTGGCCCGGATGGCCAGCATTCCACTGGCGCGGCTGTCAGGCATGCCCCTCATCGGGCTCCCCGTGCCCGATGGCGACGTCGACAAATCCATCATCGCTTCGATGCTCAGGCGGCACGATGTGAGCATGCCGATCGCGCAGCGCGTGGAAACCATGGTGTCGGCGCTGGCGCTCGTGCTGGCGGGCAGGGGCGTGGCCATCTTGCCCGCCTGCGCGCGCATCGGCCGGCCGCCGGGCGTGGTGTTCAGGCCCTTGCGCAACGTCGACGCAAAGATGGACATCGCCGCCTGCTGGCGCAGCGACTGGCAGAGCCCCTTGATCGAGCCGTTCCTGGCGTGTGCGCGGGCGTCCCTGCGGCAGGCGGCCTAA
- the paoC gene encoding aldehyde oxidoreductase molybdenum-binding subunit PaoC: protein MKFDTPATTNPIDQLKIIGKPTDRIDGPAKTTGSARYAYERNTEVPNAAYGYVVGAGIAKGRIASMDLGAARAAPGVLAIVTARNAGKLGKGDFNTAKLLGGPEIDHYHQAVALVVANSFEQARAAAQLVRIEYTRAPGRFDLSAEMGAAKMPASSPFSGEPETKTGDFPGAFAAAAVQLDASYTTPDESHAMMEPHASIAQWKGDKLTLWTSNQMIAWGVGDVAKTLGIPKANVRLVSPFIGGGFGGKLFVRADAVLAALGARAAKRPVKVALQRPLMMNNTTHRPATIQRIRIGAARDGKIAAIAHEGWSGDLPGGQAETAVNQTRLLYAGANRLTTTRLAVLDLPEGNAMRAPGEAPGLMALEIAMDEMAEKLGLDPIEFRVLNDTQVDPEKPERPYSQRKLIECLRTGAERFGWSKRNAAPAQQRDGRWLVGMGVAAAFRNNLLTKSAARVRLDNRGMVTVETDMTDIGTGSYTIIAQTAAETMGLPLDRVLVRLGDSAYPVSAGSGGQWGANNSTSGVFAACMKLREAVASKLGFAAAEAEFSDGMVRAGERVVPLAQAAGANGLVAEDGIEYGDLDKKYQQSTFGAHFVEVGVDAATGEIRVRRMLAVCAAGRILNPKSARSQVIGAMTMGVGGALMEELALDKRHGFFVNHDLAGYEVPVHADIPHQDVIFLDETDPISSPMKAKGVGELGMCGVAAAVANAVYNATGVRVRNYPITLDKLLDRLPPVV from the coding sequence ATGAAATTCGACACGCCTGCCACGACCAATCCCATCGACCAGCTCAAAATCATCGGCAAGCCGACGGACCGGATCGACGGACCCGCGAAGACCACGGGCTCTGCGCGCTACGCCTATGAACGCAACACCGAGGTACCCAACGCCGCCTACGGCTATGTGGTGGGCGCCGGCATCGCGAAGGGCCGCATCGCCTCGATGGACCTGGGTGCCGCGCGCGCGGCACCGGGCGTCCTGGCCATCGTCACGGCGCGCAACGCCGGCAAGCTGGGCAAGGGCGACTTCAATACCGCCAAGCTCCTGGGCGGGCCCGAGATCGACCACTACCACCAGGCGGTCGCGCTCGTCGTGGCCAACAGCTTCGAACAGGCGCGTGCCGCGGCGCAGCTGGTGCGCATCGAGTACACGCGCGCACCGGGGCGCTTCGACCTGAGCGCGGAAATGGGTGCGGCGAAGATGCCTGCATCCAGCCCGTTCTCGGGCGAGCCGGAAACGAAAACAGGAGATTTCCCCGGCGCGTTCGCCGCGGCCGCCGTGCAGCTCGATGCGAGCTACACGACGCCCGACGAGTCGCACGCCATGATGGAGCCGCACGCTTCCATCGCGCAATGGAAGGGCGACAAGCTCACCCTCTGGACATCGAACCAGATGATCGCCTGGGGCGTCGGCGACGTGGCCAAGACGCTGGGCATCCCCAAGGCGAACGTCCGCCTGGTCTCGCCCTTCATCGGCGGCGGCTTTGGCGGCAAGCTGTTCGTGCGGGCGGACGCGGTGCTTGCCGCGCTGGGCGCGCGGGCGGCAAAACGACCCGTGAAAGTGGCGCTGCAGCGGCCCTTGATGATGAACAACACCACGCATCGGCCGGCGACGATCCAGCGCATCCGCATCGGCGCCGCGAGGGACGGCAAGATCGCTGCCATCGCCCACGAAGGCTGGTCCGGCGACCTGCCGGGCGGACAGGCGGAGACGGCGGTCAACCAGACCCGGCTGCTGTACGCCGGTGCCAACCGCCTGACCACCACGCGGCTGGCCGTGCTGGACCTGCCCGAGGGCAATGCGATGCGCGCGCCCGGCGAGGCGCCGGGCCTGATGGCGCTGGAGATCGCCATGGACGAGATGGCGGAGAAGCTGGGGCTCGACCCGATCGAGTTTCGCGTGCTCAACGACACGCAGGTCGATCCCGAGAAGCCGGAGCGCCCCTATTCCCAGCGCAAGTTGATCGAATGCCTGCGCACGGGGGCCGAGCGCTTCGGCTGGAGCAAGCGCAACGCGGCACCGGCACAGCAGCGCGATGGACGCTGGCTCGTGGGGATGGGCGTTGCCGCTGCATTCCGCAACAACCTCTTGACGAAGTCGGCCGCGCGCGTGCGCCTGGACAACCGGGGCATGGTCACTGTGGAAACCGACATGACCGATATCGGGACCGGGTCGTACACCATCATTGCGCAGACCGCTGCCGAAACCATGGGGCTGCCGCTCGACAGGGTGCTCGTGCGCCTGGGCGATTCGGCGTATCCCGTTTCGGCCGGCTCGGGCGGGCAGTGGGGCGCCAACAATTCGACCTCGGGCGTCTTTGCGGCGTGCATGAAGCTGCGCGAGGCCGTGGCCAGCAAGCTGGGCTTCGCCGCGGCCGAGGCGGAGTTCTCGGACGGCATGGTGCGCGCCGGCGAGCGCGTGGTGCCGCTCGCGCAAGCGGCGGGCGCGAACGGCCTGGTGGCCGAGGACGGCATCGAGTACGGCGACCTCGACAAGAAGTACCAGCAGTCCACCTTCGGCGCGCACTTCGTGGAGGTCGGCGTCGACGCCGCCACCGGCGAGATCCGCGTGCGGCGCATGCTTGCGGTGTGCGCCGCCGGCCGCATCCTGAATCCCAAGTCGGCCCGCAGCCAGGTGATCGGCGCCATGACGATGGGTGTCGGCGGGGCGCTGATGGAAGAGCTGGCGCTCGACAAGCGGCATGGCTTCTTCGTCAACCACGACCTGGCGGGCTACGAGGTGCCGGTGCACGCCGACATCCCGCACCAGGACGTGATCTTCCTGGACGAGACGGACCCGATCTCTTCGCCGATGAAGGCCAAGGGTGTGGGCGAGCTCGGCATGTGCGGCGTCGCGGCCGCGGTGGCCAACGCCGTCTACAACGCGACCGGCGTTCGGGTGCGCAACTATCCGATCACGCTCGACAAGCTGCTCGATCGCCTGCCGCCGGTGGTGTAA
- a CDS encoding tripartite tricarboxylate transporter substrate-binding protein has product MASFLKTLFLGASIALIGAAAHADNNAPIRLIIGVPPGGALDNLARSLAEDLRTTLKEPVLVESRPGASTRISIEAVKTARPDGRTILIGATPPFVLFPMTYARLNYDVDKDFIPVAHLANVPCVVSAGADQPFKTIPEYVAWIKKNPANASVGLTNLGGGLHFSVLQLSKAVGVPLTPVTYKGGAPLATDIIGNHVPMGTDALASQLELHRAGKLRILGVAGTKRLSWLPDVPTIKESGYDAFDRANAAYAAFVPAGTPKEVVAKLETALLAAMRNPQVRGQVDRMGLEPTGLPGAELKRIMAEDRVYWRPIVQASGFKSED; this is encoded by the coding sequence ATGGCCTCGTTCCTCAAGACACTTTTCCTCGGTGCGTCGATCGCCTTGATCGGCGCCGCCGCGCATGCCGACAACAACGCGCCCATCCGGCTGATCATCGGCGTTCCGCCGGGTGGCGCCCTCGACAACCTGGCGCGCTCGCTGGCCGAGGATTTGCGCACCACGCTCAAGGAGCCCGTGCTGGTGGAGAGCCGGCCCGGCGCCTCGACCCGGATTTCCATCGAGGCCGTCAAGACCGCACGGCCCGATGGCCGCACGATCCTGATCGGCGCCACACCGCCTTTCGTCCTCTTTCCGATGACCTATGCGCGGCTGAACTATGACGTCGACAAGGATTTCATACCTGTCGCGCACCTGGCGAATGTGCCCTGCGTCGTTTCCGCCGGCGCAGATCAGCCGTTCAAGACGATTCCCGAGTACGTGGCCTGGATCAAGAAGAATCCTGCCAACGCAAGCGTGGGACTGACCAACCTCGGAGGCGGGCTGCACTTCAGCGTGCTGCAGTTGTCCAAGGCCGTCGGTGTACCGCTCACGCCGGTCACTTACAAAGGGGGTGCGCCGCTCGCGACAGACATCATCGGAAACCATGTGCCGATGGGCACCGACGCGCTGGCCAGCCAGCTCGAACTCCACCGCGCGGGCAAGTTGCGGATCCTGGGCGTCGCAGGCACCAAGCGCTTGAGTTGGCTGCCCGACGTTCCGACGATCAAGGAGTCGGGCTATGACGCCTTCGACCGCGCCAATGCCGCCTATGCCGCATTCGTGCCGGCGGGGACGCCGAAGGAGGTGGTCGCGAAGCTGGAGACGGCCCTTCTTGCCGCAATGCGCAATCCGCAAGTGCGCGGACAAGTCGATCGCATGGGCCTCGAGCCGACCGGGCTCCCGGGCGCGGAACTGAAGCGCATCATGGCCGAGGATCGGGTGTACTGGCGCCCCATCGTCCAGGCATCGGGGTTCAAGAGCGAAGACTGA
- a CDS encoding dienelactone hydrolase family protein codes for MQEKAPGATPRIRIPATDGSGSFSGYLAVPRSGSGPGLVLAQEIFGVNATMREVADYYAEEGYVVLVPDLFWRQQPDVELGYSPDDWQRAFALYQGFDEARGMEDIQASINALRQRPEVRDAKVGVLGFCLGGKLAYLAACRTDADVAVGYYGVGIDAALDEADNIRCRLALHLAELDGFCPPEARERIVQTLRGRPNVEVHVYPGVDHAFARTGGEHYHRPSALMAHERSIAALKSAIGPHHDLAALWDKHCEYEFGTRNVDDTMQTMVPEPYVNHIPTMTGGVGYKALHHFYTNHFVNSNPPDTSLVPVSRTVGATQVVDEMLFCFTHTTEIPWMLPGVPPTGKRVEIPLLAVVKFRGDKLYHEHIYWDQASVLVQVGLLDPKLLPVAGIETARKLLDETLPSNGLLQR; via the coding sequence ATGCAGGAAAAAGCACCCGGCGCCACGCCCCGAATCCGCATCCCGGCCACCGACGGCAGCGGCAGTTTCAGCGGCTACCTTGCCGTGCCGCGCTCGGGCAGCGGCCCGGGCCTGGTGCTCGCGCAGGAGATCTTCGGCGTGAACGCAACGATGCGCGAGGTGGCCGACTACTACGCCGAGGAAGGCTACGTGGTGCTGGTGCCCGACCTGTTCTGGCGCCAGCAGCCCGACGTCGAACTCGGCTACTCGCCGGACGACTGGCAGCGCGCATTCGCGCTGTACCAGGGCTTTGACGAGGCACGAGGCATGGAAGACATCCAGGCGTCCATCAACGCGTTGCGCCAGCGGCCCGAAGTCCGGGACGCCAAAGTCGGCGTGCTCGGTTTCTGCCTGGGCGGCAAGCTGGCCTACCTGGCGGCGTGCCGCACCGATGCGGACGTCGCCGTCGGCTACTACGGCGTGGGCATCGATGCGGCGCTGGACGAGGCCGACAACATCCGCTGCCGGCTCGCCCTGCATCTGGCCGAGCTCGACGGCTTCTGCCCGCCCGAGGCGCGCGAACGCATCGTGCAGACGCTGCGCGGCCGGCCGAACGTCGAGGTGCATGTGTACCCGGGTGTCGACCATGCCTTTGCACGGACGGGCGGCGAGCACTACCACCGCCCTTCGGCGCTCATGGCCCACGAGCGCAGCATCGCCGCGCTCAAGTCGGCCATCGGCCCGCACCACGACCTGGCCGCGCTCTGGGACAAGCACTGCGAATACGAGTTCGGCACGCGCAATGTCGACGACACCATGCAAACGATGGTGCCCGAACCCTATGTCAACCACATTCCGACCATGACCGGCGGCGTGGGCTACAAGGCGCTGCACCACTTCTACACGAATCACTTCGTCAACAGCAATCCGCCCGATACCTCCCTGGTGCCGGTCTCGCGCACCGTCGGCGCCACGCAAGTGGTCGACGAGATGCTGTTCTGCTTCACGCACACCACGGAAATTCCGTGGATGCTGCCGGGCGTTCCTCCGACCGGAAAGCGGGTGGAAATTCCGTTGCTGGCGGTGGTCAAGTTCCGCGGCGACAAGCTCTACCACGAGCACATCTACTGGGACCAGGCCAGCGTGCTGGTGCAGGTGGGCCTGCTCGATCCGAAACTGCTGCCGGTGGCCGGCATCGAGACGGCGCGCAAGCTGCTGGACGAGACGCTGCCGTCGAACGGCTTGCTGCAGCGATGA
- a CDS encoding amidase, with product MSAAAMRTLVAQRKLSPVEIVEEVLRRADAVQPHLNCFITLCHEQAMAEARAAEAALMKGEAFGLLHGLPFTVKDIVDTANVRTTYGSVLHRDHVPTQDAVAVARMREAGGILIGKTTTSEFGAKCLTDAPLFGNTRNAWDATRTSGGSSGGAASSIAAGVAPLAIATDGGGSTRIPAACNGVVGLKQSLGVVPHSQVQDAFGNYTYVTPTTRNVADTALMLQAMTGAHGSDPWSLGVPAQRYFDALQPAGDLRGKRILYSARLEGRPISADVAAAFEAALATLRSMGAQLEEMSGEGYDVEPVWRVINHTSWRGRFAPLAEAHASELSPSLLQQLALAEHVDGVAFQQAMFARTALFRKIQAQLETHDFIFTPTLSRTALPIDQDLFGSIEIDGEAYAEVRPNWFPWTMPFNLTGHPAISLPCGAGRDGLPIGMQLVGRFREDLELLQAAASFEATHRPAHALPALAF from the coding sequence ATGTCCGCCGCGGCGATGCGCACCCTCGTCGCCCAGCGGAAGCTCTCGCCGGTGGAGATCGTCGAAGAAGTACTGCGCCGCGCCGACGCGGTCCAGCCGCACCTGAACTGCTTCATCACGCTTTGCCACGAACAGGCGATGGCAGAGGCCAGGGCCGCCGAAGCCGCGCTGATGAAGGGCGAGGCGTTCGGCCTGCTGCACGGACTGCCCTTCACGGTAAAAGACATCGTCGACACGGCGAACGTGAGGACGACCTACGGCTCGGTGCTGCATCGCGACCACGTGCCCACGCAGGACGCGGTGGCCGTGGCGCGCATGCGCGAGGCGGGCGGCATCCTGATCGGCAAGACGACCACGTCCGAATTTGGCGCCAAGTGCCTGACCGATGCGCCACTCTTCGGAAACACGCGCAACGCATGGGATGCAACGCGCACCAGTGGCGGCTCGAGCGGCGGTGCGGCCTCGTCCATCGCGGCCGGTGTCGCGCCCCTGGCCATCGCCACCGACGGCGGCGGCTCGACGCGCATTCCCGCCGCATGCAACGGCGTCGTCGGCTTGAAGCAGAGCCTGGGCGTGGTGCCCCACAGCCAGGTACAGGATGCCTTCGGCAACTACACCTACGTGACGCCCACCACGCGCAACGTGGCCGACACGGCGCTCATGCTGCAGGCCATGACGGGTGCCCATGGGTCCGACCCGTGGTCGCTGGGCGTGCCGGCGCAGCGCTACTTCGACGCGCTGCAGCCCGCCGGCGATCTTCGCGGAAAGCGGATTCTGTATTCCGCGAGGCTCGAGGGGCGACCGATCTCCGCCGACGTTGCCGCAGCCTTCGAAGCCGCGCTTGCCACGCTGCGTTCGATGGGCGCGCAACTCGAAGAGATGTCGGGTGAGGGCTATGACGTGGAGCCGGTGTGGCGGGTCATCAACCACACCAGCTGGCGCGGCCGCTTCGCGCCGCTGGCCGAAGCACATGCCAGCGAGTTGAGCCCGTCGCTGCTGCAGCAGCTCGCGCTCGCGGAGCACGTCGACGGGGTCGCCTTCCAGCAGGCCATGTTTGCCAGGACCGCGCTCTTTCGCAAGATCCAGGCCCAGTTGGAGACCCACGACTTCATCTTCACGCCCACCCTCTCGCGCACCGCCCTGCCGATCGACCAGGACCTGTTCGGCAGCATCGAGATCGATGGCGAAGCGTATGCCGAGGTGCGGCCGAACTGGTTTCCGTGGACGATGCCCTTCAACCTCACGGGCCACCCCGCCATCAGCCTGCCGTGCGGCGCAGGCCGTGATGGCCTGCCCATCGGCATGCAGCTGGTCGGCCGCTTTCGCGAGGATCTGGAGCTGCTGCAGGCCGCGGCGTCTTTCGAAGCCACGCACCGGCCCGCTCACGCGCTGCCCGCCCTCGCCTTCTGA
- a CDS encoding styrene monooxygenase/indole monooxygenase family protein, translated as MTQRVAIVGAGQSGMQLALGLQRAGYEVTVFSNRTAKEIFEGPVMSSQCMFETALQTERELELDWWADECPAVEGIGIAVRNPEGGKSIEWSAKLDGPARSVDQRLKIPAWMAEFEKRGGRLVLQDVGLDALEACAAAHDLVVVASGKGEISQLFERDTGRSPFDQPQRALALTYVKGMKPALPHARVCFNLIPGVGEYFVFPALTTTGPCEIMVFEGVPGGPMDCWADVKTPQEHLARSKRILDTFLPWEAERCTDIELTDDNGVLAGRFAPTVRKPVATLPSGRHVLGLADAVVLNDPITGQGANNAAKCADIYLKRILEHGDAPFDAAWMQETFDRYWEGYARWATSWTHSLLAPPKPHLHKLLQSATHVPAVASTIANGFDDPRVFAPWWFDAAEADRFLETRAREAACDRFDRRDFRKALGQFTTGVTVITTRSIDGRRVGMTANSFSSVSLDPPLVLWSLARQAPSVADFTGASHFAINVLAAHQHHLSRQFSTPQADKFCGVECCDGTGGVPLLDGAIARFVCRNVKQYDGGDHLIFIGEVERYDRFDGEPLVFHSGYYQVTTRHPECAQ; from the coding sequence ATGACGCAACGCGTGGCCATCGTCGGCGCCGGACAGTCCGGCATGCAGCTCGCGCTCGGCCTGCAGCGCGCGGGGTACGAGGTGACGGTTTTTTCGAACCGCACGGCGAAGGAGATCTTCGAAGGGCCGGTGATGTCCAGCCAGTGCATGTTCGAGACCGCACTGCAGACCGAGCGCGAGCTGGAACTGGACTGGTGGGCGGACGAATGCCCCGCCGTGGAAGGCATCGGCATCGCGGTGCGCAACCCGGAAGGCGGCAAGTCCATCGAGTGGAGCGCGAAGCTCGACGGGCCCGCGCGGTCGGTCGACCAGCGCCTCAAGATCCCAGCCTGGATGGCCGAGTTCGAGAAGCGCGGCGGTCGGCTGGTGCTGCAGGACGTCGGGCTCGACGCGCTCGAAGCCTGCGCCGCGGCGCACGATCTCGTCGTCGTCGCCAGTGGCAAGGGCGAGATTTCGCAACTGTTCGAGCGCGACACCGGGCGCTCGCCATTCGACCAGCCCCAGCGCGCGTTGGCGCTCACCTATGTGAAGGGAATGAAGCCCGCCCTGCCCCATGCGCGCGTGTGCTTCAACCTGATTCCGGGCGTGGGCGAATACTTCGTGTTCCCGGCGCTGACCACGACGGGGCCTTGCGAGATCATGGTGTTCGAGGGTGTGCCGGGCGGCCCGATGGATTGCTGGGCGGACGTGAAGACGCCGCAGGAGCATCTCGCGCGCAGCAAGCGGATCCTCGACACCTTCCTGCCCTGGGAAGCCGAGCGCTGCACGGACATCGAACTGACCGACGACAACGGTGTCCTCGCGGGCCGCTTCGCGCCCACGGTGCGCAAGCCGGTGGCCACGCTGCCTTCGGGGCGCCATGTGCTGGGCCTGGCGGACGCGGTGGTGCTCAACGACCCGATCACCGGCCAGGGCGCCAACAATGCAGCCAAGTGCGCCGACATCTACCTGAAACGGATCCTCGAACACGGCGATGCACCGTTCGACGCGGCGTGGATGCAGGAGACCTTCGACCGCTACTGGGAAGGCTATGCCCGCTGGGCCACCTCCTGGACCCACAGCCTGCTCGCGCCGCCAAAGCCGCACCTGCACAAGCTGCTGCAAAGCGCCACCCACGTACCCGCGGTGGCGAGCACCATCGCCAACGGCTTCGATGACCCGCGCGTTTTCGCACCGTGGTGGTTCGATGCCGCCGAGGCAGACCGCTTCCTGGAAACCCGGGCGCGCGAGGCGGCCTGCGACCGCTTCGACCGGCGCGACTTCCGCAAGGCGCTCGGACAGTTCACCACCGGCGTGACCGTCATCACCACCCGTTCCATCGACGGGCGCCGCGTGGGCATGACCGCCAATTCGTTCTCGTCGGTCTCGCTGGATCCGCCGCTGGTGCTGTGGAGCCTGGCCCGGCAGGCACCGAGCGTGGCCGACTTCACCGGCGCCAGCCATTTCGCGATCAACGTGCTCGCGGCGCACCAGCATCACCTGTCGCGGCAGTTCTCCACACCGCAGGCGGACAAGTTCTGCGGCGTGGAATGCTGCGATGGCACGGGCGGCGTGCCGCTGCTGGATGGCGCCATCGCCCGGTTCGTCTGCCGCAACGTGAAGCAGTACGATGGCGGCGACCATCTGATCTTCATCGGCGAGGTCGAGCGCTACGACCGCTTCGACGGCGAGCCGCTGGTCTTTCATTCGGGCTACTACCAAGTCACGACGCGGCACCCGGAGTGTGCGCAATGA
- a CDS encoding MFS transporter, which translates to MTDDADRVGWAVLVAASLGALLCFLNLSALNVALPAVARSLHASPTQASWILLSYMLVSTVCILSFGRLADLWGRRQLFLAGLGLFVIACAACALAPTAELMLASRTGQAIGAAGVMANASALVSDAFGRRKMGLALGVLAMVAALAQVVGPLAGGFVVSWWGWRALFMLNVPIGLGVLAWAWKVLPRSAAAPPERFDLAGAALSLVGIGCVTYALSMAGSRGWTSTPVWTFMLAGLCAIGLFSGIQMRAASPLVDPSLFRDPGRRTAYAGILLLSMTQAAPLLLVALYLQACAGLQPSQAGLRIAPVAFGMLMAAPVAGILLRRFRPESICVGGMLLAACALALLAALLQPTIGAVQLALCLWVLGLGIGSFVTPNNASILQSVVPQRRGIANGVRSTLQNTGIMVGTALTLSVAMAGLPSGAQRMILGNGGGPALSSVDAAAFGRGASAALAVLAALCLAGAALIARTRRRTGQPQLPSASHA; encoded by the coding sequence ATGACCGATGACGCAGACAGGGTGGGCTGGGCGGTGCTCGTCGCCGCCAGCCTGGGCGCGCTGCTGTGTTTCCTCAATCTCAGCGCACTCAATGTCGCGCTGCCTGCCGTGGCGCGGAGCCTGCATGCGTCGCCCACGCAGGCGAGCTGGATCCTGCTGTCCTACATGCTGGTCAGCACCGTCTGCATCCTGAGCTTTGGGCGCTTGGCCGATCTCTGGGGACGGCGCCAACTGTTCCTCGCGGGACTGGGGCTTTTCGTGATCGCCTGCGCGGCATGCGCCCTGGCACCCACTGCGGAGCTGATGCTCGCGAGCCGCACAGGCCAGGCCATCGGCGCGGCCGGTGTCATGGCCAACGCCAGCGCATTGGTGAGCGATGCGTTCGGCCGCCGCAAGATGGGGCTGGCACTCGGCGTACTCGCCATGGTCGCGGCCCTGGCCCAGGTCGTGGGTCCGCTGGCGGGCGGCTTCGTCGTGTCGTGGTGGGGCTGGCGCGCGCTCTTCATGCTCAACGTGCCCATCGGGCTTGGCGTGCTGGCGTGGGCATGGAAGGTCCTGCCCCGAAGTGCGGCCGCCCCGCCCGAGCGCTTCGACCTGGCGGGCGCGGCGCTTTCCCTTGTCGGCATCGGATGCGTAACCTATGCACTCTCGATGGCGGGCAGCCGCGGATGGACGAGCACGCCGGTGTGGACGTTCATGCTCGCGGGGCTTTGCGCCATCGGGCTTTTCTCCGGCATCCAGATGCGCGCGGCCAGTCCGTTGGTCGACCCGTCTCTGTTCCGGGACCCGGGTCGCCGGACCGCCTACGCGGGCATCCTGCTCCTGTCGATGACGCAGGCCGCGCCCCTGCTGCTCGTGGCCTTGTATCTCCAGGCTTGCGCGGGCCTGCAACCCTCGCAGGCGGGCCTGCGCATCGCACCGGTCGCATTCGGCATGCTGATGGCCGCACCGGTGGCGGGCATCCTGCTTCGGCGCTTCAGGCCCGAATCCATCTGCGTGGGCGGCATGCTGCTCGCGGCCTGCGCATTGGCGCTGCTGGCGGCGCTGCTGCAGCCCACGATCGGTGCCGTGCAGCTGGCGCTGTGCCTCTGGGTGCTGGGCCTGGGCATCGGGAGTTTCGTGACGCCGAACAACGCATCGATCCTCCAGAGCGTGGTGCCCCAGCGCCGGGGCATTGCCAACGGCGTCCGGTCGACGCTGCAGAACACCGGCATCATGGTGGGAACCGCGCTGACGCTGAGCGTGGCGATGGCGGGGCTTCCTTCGGGCGCGCAACGCATGATTCTTGGAAACGGCGGCGGCCCGGCACTTTCAAGCGTGGATGCGGCCGCCTTTGGCCGCGGCGCCAGTGCGGCGCTGGCCGTGCTCGCGGCCCTTTGCCTTGCCGGCGCGGCCCTGATCGCGAGGACCCGCCGCCGAACCGGCCAGCCGCAGCTGCCTTCTGCATCGCACGCTTGA